The proteins below come from a single Miscanthus floridulus cultivar M001 chromosome 1, ASM1932011v1, whole genome shotgun sequence genomic window:
- the LOC136478360 gene encoding leucine-rich repeat extensin-like protein 6 gives MTRMSSRAVAAAFLVLTVAWPLLASAQPAPSMPPPSLPAAAATNNSRLEKAYVALQALKRAITDDPKKLTKNWCGPDVCNYFGVYCAPAPDDPCQRTVAGVDLNHGDLAGTLPEELGLLSDLAVFHLNSNRFCGSLPESLRSLHLLHEIDVSNNQLSGPFPSQLLCLPNVQYVDIRFNNFCGEVPAAIFDKKIDALFINNNHFEFSLPVSFTNSTASVIVLANLPRVSGCLPSSIGDMAGTLNELILLNSGISSCIPPEIGKLDKLTVLDLSFNNIAGTLPDTIGNMRALEQLDVAHNQLAGEIPESICELPHLKNFTYSYNFFCGEPHRCLEVPRIDDRQNCIAGRPDQRPGEQCISFLHQPRVQCDAHGCIAPPSPPPPPPPVHAPPPPVY, from the exons ATGACGAGGATGAGCTCGAGGGCGGTGGCGGCCGCCTTCCTGGTGCTCACGGTCGCCTGGCCGCTGCTGGCCTCGGCGCAGCCAGCGCCGAGCATGCCTCCGCCGTCCCTGCCTGCGGCGGCGGCCACGAACAACTCGCGGTTGGAGAAGGCGTACGTGGCGCTGCAGGCGCTGAAGCGCGCCATCACGGACGACCCCAAGAAGCTGACCAAGAACTGGTGCGGGCCCGACGTGTGCAACTACTTCGGCGTATACTGCGCGCCGGCGCCTGACGACCCCTGCCAGCGCACGGTGGCTGGCGTGGACCTCAACCACGGCGACCTCGCCGGCACGCTCCCTGAGGAGCTGGGCCTCCTGTCCGACCTCGCCGTCTTCCACCTCAACTCCAACCGCTTCTGCGGCTCCCTCCCCGAGTCCCTCCGctccctccacctcctccacgagATCGATGTCAGCAACAACCAGCTGTCCGGCCCCTTCCCGTCGCAGCTCCTCTGCCTCCCCAATGTCCAGTACGTCGACATCAG GTTTAACAACTTCTGCGGCGAGGTGCCGGCGGCCATCTTCGACAAGAAGATCGACGCGCTTTTCATTAACAACAACCACTTCGAGTTCTCGCTGCCGGTCAGTTTCACCAACTCGACGGCGTCGGTGATCGTGCTGGCGAACCTGCCGCGGGTGAGCGGCTGCCTGCCGagcagcatcggcgacatggccgGAACGCTCAACGAGCTAATTCTTCTCAACAGCGGCATCTCCTCCTGCATCCCGCCTGAGATCGGCAAGCTGGACAAGCTCACCGTGCTCGACCTCAGTTTCAACAACATCGCCGGCACGCTGCCGGATACGATCGGCAACATGCGCGCGCTGGAGCAGCTCGACGTCGCGCACAACCAGCTCGCCGGCGAGATACCCGAGAGCATCTGCGAGCTGCCGCACCTCAAGAACTTCACCTACTCGTACAACTTCTTCTGCGGCGAGCCGCATCGGTGCCTCGAGGTGCCGCGCATCGACGACCGGCAGAACTGCATTGCTGGGCGCCCCGACCAGCGGCCAGGCGAGCAGTGCATCTCATTCCTACACCAACCTCGGGTACAGTGCGATGCCCATGGGTGCATCGCGCCACcatcgccgccaccgccacctccaccagTGCATGCTCCTCCGCCGCCTGTATACTGA